CGCTTCCCTTGTGATCCTCTCAATCCCTCTGTATTTCTTGAACAGAGGACAATAAGTGATTATCGGTTCGCCGACCTCCGTGACCTTTCCATTTTCGATAACAACCCTTGCTCGACCTAGCGCTTCGATAACATGTCTGTCCATGTGGAATCCCTTAGCGCGGGATATGACCGGCGATTAAATTAAGCTTACGTGTCATCATCCTTCATCGAGTATTATGAAAGAGTTAAATATCGAAACCTAGAATCGAAGCATGAACGGATGGAATTATCAAGTATTCATTGAAAATGATTGATTTCGCAGGATGGTTGGAACGATGGATGAGAAAGTAATTGCTGCGCTGAAAAGGATCGCGCTTCTCGGTGGTCTCCACGACTATATCACTATCTCATCAAGAGAACTCGGCGAGCTTCTTGACATGAGCCAGCAATCCGCTTCCAAACGCATCCTCGATCTACTCGATAAGGGTCTAATCCAGCGTGATCTCGGCGCGAGGAAACAGCGAATCAAGTTGACCGAAAAAGGCATCGAATTATTGAAGAAGGAGTATATTGAATACCAACGGATTTTCGAAATGAAAGATTTCGTCATCATTCGAGGTACTGTCATCACTGGAATGGGTGAGGGGCAGTATTATGTGACACAGTCAGGGTACATGGAACAGTTCGAGGAGAAACTCTCATTTAGGCCATATGATGGCACTCTTAATCTTAAAGTTTTCCCGGCGGACCTGCCGAAGCTCGAGGCACTCAGGGGAAGCGGGGGGATATTGATCAAGGGTTTCGAGAGGAACGGCCGCACATTCGGTGATGTCAGGGCACACAAGGCATCGATCCAGAATATCGATTGCGCTGTCGTGATTCCGAGCCGATCCCATTACAGCGATGTCATGGAGATCATCTGCAAATATCATCTCCGCAGGACATTGGGTTTGAAAGACGGAGATCAGGTGGAAGTACGGGTTTCGCTCGTCTGAACGGATGAAACTGTCAGATGAATTCTTCACCACTTTATCGATAAATCCGATGATTTTCCTTCAAAATTTTTTTGTGATATACTCGACAACGGATTCAAAAACCGCTCTGCCGTCACCGGGATCTTCGGGCGAAAAACGAGTTCTTGTCCAGTCAGGATGGTTATACCGGAAAAAGGTCCTCTCAGGGTGTGGCATCAGCCCGAGAACCGTGCCAAGAGGATTGCATATGCCTGCAATATTCCTCAACGAGCCGTTTGGATTCCATGGGTAGCCAGCATAAAATCCGCTTTCGTCAACATATCTGAAGACAATCTGGTCGTTTTCTTCGAGTTTGTCGAGTATGTATTCTCTTTTTTCAGCAGGGAGCATGAATTTGCCCTCGGCATGAGCAGAGGGAAACATCACGATCTCACCTCTTTTCATCCTTCGCGTGAAAACGCATTTTCCTTTGCTCTCGACTTTCAAAAGTGTTGGAAGGCACTCAAACCTCCCTGATTCGTTCGTCGCCAGGGCTGCCTGCGCTGAATCGCTCATCACTCCGTCCAACGCTGGCAGCATCCCGAGTTCGACGAGCACCTGAAACCCGTTGCAGATGCCGATAATAGGTTTTTCAGACTGCACAAACCTCTTCAAATCGTTTGAAAGGGTGCTTTTCATTCGCGCTGCAAATATCGCCCCCGCCCTCACATAATCGCCAGCGGAAAATCCGCCAGGAATAACCAGGATGTGATAATCATCGAGTCTCCTTCGGAGATCAGCCGAGCAATGACCAGTCAGTTGTTTGAGGTGTACGATTTCAGGTGATGTGCCGACGAATCGAAATGCCGCGCAAGTTTCATCTTCACAGTTCGTCCCTTCGATTCTGAGGATACAGACTTTCACATCTTCGGCTTTCATCGGATCACCTCTCATCCGAGCAGTCGCCAGAGCGGCTCTGACCAGTGTTTTCTCAGCACATCAATATCAAGATCGATCAGTTTACTGCGATCATAAACGATCATCGCCTTGCCCTCGACCTTTCCGATCCTGATCGCTTCATTCCTCATGATTTCCTTCCAATCACTCTCTTTTTTTTGATCGACTTCGACAATCCATCTTGAGTTCGATTCTGAAAAGAGTTTGACGATCGTCTTTTCTTTGCCCATTCCCCCGAGATCGCCGATGAACCCTATGTCCCCGGAAATGCACATTTCTGCGATCGCCACTGAAACCCCTCCATCTGAAACATCGTGGCAGGCCCGCACAATTCCCTCATTAATGCAATGTCTAAGTTTCTGCATTCGCTCCGAGAGAGCCCTGAGGTTTACATCCGGCACAAGATCGCTGCGACCACCAAAGATTCGGAAGAGCGCCGATCCTCCCATCTCTTCCTTCGTCTCTCCAACAACATAGACTGGATTTCCCTTCTCCTTGAAGTCTGCGGTCACGCAGCGCCTCACATCATCGACGATCCCTACTCCCATGACCGTCGGTGTCGGGAGCGCAGCACCTTTGGGTGTTTCGTTATAAAAGCTCACGTTTCCAGATGGTGCCGCGATACCGAGGGCTTTGAGCGCATCACCAATTCCCCTCACGCATTCCTTGAATTCCCAGAGCCTCTCAGGCTTTTCAGGATTTCCAAAATTCAGACAATCGGTGATTGCGTGAGGCATTGCTCCTACGGCTGTCAGATTCCTGCAGACCTCATCAATTGCGCTCAATCCTCCGCGATAAGGATCAAGCGCTGTGAACCAGGGGTTTACGCCGACGGCGATAGCGAGACCTTTCTTAGAATGATGTAAAGGCTTAATGACCGCTGCATCTCCAGCCCCCCTCTTCCCCATTTTTCCTTGGAGAGGTTTGATGACGGTGCATCCTCGTACCTCGTGGTCGTATTGTCTGATGATCCATTCCTTGGATGCGATGTTCGGGTCAGCGATAACCCGCAGGAGTACCTCATTCAAATCTGACGGTAGCG
This region of Methanomassiliicoccales archaeon genomic DNA includes:
- a CDS encoding DUF120 domain-containing protein, producing MDEKVIAALKRIALLGGLHDYITISSRELGELLDMSQQSASKRILDLLDKGLIQRDLGARKQRIKLTEKGIELLKKEYIEYQRIFEMKDFVIIRGTVITGMGEGQYYVTQSGYMEQFEEKLSFRPYDGTLNLKVFPADLPKLEALRGSGGILIKGFERNGRTFGDVRAHKASIQNIDCAVVIPSRSHYSDVMEIICKYHLRRTLGLKDGDQVEVRVSLV
- the purQ gene encoding phosphoribosylformylglycinamidine synthase subunit PurQ, whose amino-acid sequence is MKAEDVKVCILRIEGTNCEDETCAAFRFVGTSPEIVHLKQLTGHCSADLRRRLDDYHILVIPGGFSAGDYVRAGAIFAARMKSTLSNDLKRFVQSEKPIIGICNGFQVLVELGMLPALDGVMSDSAQAALATNESGRFECLPTLLKVESKGKCVFTRRMKRGEIVMFPSAHAEGKFMLPAEKREYILDKLEENDQIVFRYVDESGFYAGYPWNPNGSLRNIAGICNPLGTVLGLMPHPERTFFRYNHPDWTRTRFSPEDPGDGRAVFESVVEYITKKF